From one Sulfurimonas sp. HSL-3221 genomic stretch:
- the hisD gene encoding histidinol dehydrogenase, with the protein MVFTSTTAADFDTIFSNLLERGKMDIEHVTAIVGGIIKEIRSEQNTALKRHIAKFDQWAPEKDEELKIDAEAMAQAYTLLEPELKSALHLAYDRIKSYHEKQLPKSWFDTESNGTILGQKVTPVDRAGLYIPGGKAAYPSSLLMNVIPAQVAGVEEIVVCTPTPENEPNALLLAACHLCGVTEVYKVGGASAIAAMAYGTETIPKVDVITGPGNIFVATAKKLVFGDVNIDMIAGPSEIGVLADASANANHIAIDLLSQAEHDEMASSILITPSAELAEQVNLEIEAWLQKLPREQIARKSIVERGAIIVARDMEEAVALMNEVAPEHLEVSTDNPFELLASIKHAGAIFLGHYTPEAIGDYVAGPNHTLPTGGTARFYSPLGVENFLKKSSVIAFSRAAINEIGEACALIAHTEGLTAHEQSVRVRMGNAE; encoded by the coding sequence ATGGTATTTACATCGACGACCGCCGCCGACTTCGACACGATTTTCTCGAACCTGCTCGAACGCGGGAAAATGGATATCGAGCATGTCACCGCTATCGTCGGCGGGATCATCAAAGAGATCCGCAGCGAGCAGAACACAGCCCTGAAGCGCCACATCGCGAAGTTCGACCAGTGGGCGCCCGAAAAAGATGAAGAGCTGAAAATCGATGCGGAGGCGATGGCGCAGGCCTACACCCTGCTTGAGCCCGAACTGAAATCAGCACTGCACCTCGCCTATGACCGCATCAAGTCCTACCATGAAAAGCAACTGCCAAAATCCTGGTTCGATACCGAGAGCAACGGCACCATCCTGGGGCAGAAGGTGACGCCGGTCGACCGCGCGGGCCTCTACATCCCCGGCGGAAAAGCGGCCTATCCCAGTTCGCTGCTGATGAACGTTATCCCGGCACAGGTCGCGGGTGTCGAGGAGATCGTCGTCTGTACGCCGACGCCGGAGAACGAACCCAACGCCCTGCTGCTGGCAGCCTGCCACCTCTGCGGGGTGACGGAGGTCTACAAGGTCGGCGGCGCCTCCGCGATCGCGGCGATGGCCTACGGTACCGAGACGATCCCGAAGGTGGACGTCATCACGGGCCCGGGCAACATCTTCGTCGCTACGGCGAAGAAGCTTGTTTTCGGCGACGTCAACATCGACATGATCGCGGGCCCCAGCGAGATCGGAGTCCTGGCCGACGCGAGCGCGAACGCCAACCATATCGCGATCGACCTGCTGTCGCAGGCGGAGCATGACGAGATGGCGAGTTCCATCCTGATCACCCCCTCGGCCGAACTGGCGGAGCAGGTGAACCTCGAGATCGAAGCCTGGCTGCAAAAACTGCCCCGCGAGCAGATCGCCCGCAAGTCCATCGTCGAACGGGGCGCCATTATCGTGGCCCGCGATATGGAAGAGGCCGTCGCGCTGATGAACGAGGTCGCCCCGGAGCACCTGGAAGTGTCGACGGACAACCCCTTTGAACTGCTCGCTTCCATCAAGCACGCCGGTGCCATCTTCCTGGGGCACTATACGCCCGAAGCGATCGGGGATTACGTCGCCGGGCCGAACCATACACTACCGACCGGCGGCACGGCCCGTTTCTACTCGCCGCTGGGGGTCGAGAACTTCCTGAAGAAGTCCTCGGTGATCGCCTTTTCCCGGGCAGCCATCAACGAGATCGGCGAAGCGTGCGCCCTGATCGCGCATACGGAGGGGCTGACGGCGCACGAGCAGTCGGTCCGCGTCCGTATGGGGAACGCCGAGTAA
- a CDS encoding 4Fe-4S dicluster domain-containing protein, giving the protein MGTFPETKRTFTPLRCNHCHNAPCERICPVSALHYIDNGIVNIDKERCIGCAGCVMACPYGAIYIDPETQTADKCTYCAHRIASSLMPACVVACPVEANIFGDLDDPTSNISKYIQNHQGDVQVRKPEKGTDPHHYYVGGGNVQLNPLASFRVEGHQLFNKLTTHMPVGGHH; this is encoded by the coding sequence GTGGGAACGTTCCCGGAGACAAAACGGACGTTTACCCCGCTGCGCTGTAACCACTGTCACAATGCGCCGTGTGAGCGTATCTGTCCGGTCAGCGCGCTGCACTACATTGACAACGGCATCGTGAACATCGACAAAGAGCGTTGTATCGGTTGTGCGGGCTGTGTCATGGCGTGTCCGTACGGCGCGATCTACATCGACCCCGAAACGCAGACGGCAGACAAATGTACGTACTGTGCCCACCGTATCGCTTCAAGCCTTATGCCGGCTTGTGTCGTCGCATGTCCGGTCGAAGCGAACATCTTCGGTGACCTGGACGATCCGACATCGAATATCAGCAAGTACATTCAGAACCATCAGGGCGACGTTCAGGTCCGTAAACCGGAAAAAGGAACGGATCCGCACCACTACTACGTCGGCGGCGGCAACGTTCAGCTCAATCCTCTGGCATCGTTCAGAGTCGAAGGTCACCAGCTCTTTAACAAGCTGACGACACATATGCCGGTAGGAGGACACCACTAA
- the nrfD gene encoding NrfD/PsrC family molybdoenzyme membrane anchor subunit: MVHEAVAATNAVVTLDVGLPGIVWGWIITMNMWAKSIGTGVIFMLFYLMKRYPEAAGSLRFPVTVVSIVFIHIFLLFTVIDLHQMFRFWHIFFTPHWTSAITVGAWIVTVLVLVLFGMAFATFIKKDNALFDKLLVWAVILAIPVTLYTAAIMAEATARELWQMPTEAAQMILAATLTGSATVLLMGGNLPYEAKRDLAVILGLSALAAFILYMSELVFGPIKAEEVAATLEAVKGHGEYTTMFWVGQVLAFIAPFVLVILSVTNRSAGLLKVAALSAIVGLWIVKHVWLVIPQLLPMS; the protein is encoded by the coding sequence ATGGTACATGAAGCTGTAGCTGCGACAAATGCCGTCGTCACACTCGACGTCGGGCTCCCGGGTATCGTCTGGGGATGGATCATTACAATGAATATGTGGGCGAAAAGCATCGGTACCGGTGTCATTTTCATGCTCTTCTACCTGATGAAGCGTTATCCGGAAGCGGCTGGAAGCCTGCGTTTCCCGGTGACAGTGGTCTCCATCGTCTTCATCCATATTTTCCTGCTGTTCACGGTCATCGACCTGCACCAGATGTTCCGTTTCTGGCACATCTTCTTTACACCGCACTGGACATCGGCGATCACCGTCGGTGCATGGATCGTTACGGTCCTCGTCCTGGTGCTTTTCGGCATGGCGTTCGCGACCTTCATCAAGAAGGACAACGCGCTCTTTGACAAGCTGCTTGTCTGGGCGGTGATCCTGGCGATCCCGGTTACCCTCTATACGGCGGCGATCATGGCGGAAGCGACGGCGCGCGAACTGTGGCAGATGCCGACGGAAGCGGCACAAATGATCCTGGCGGCAACCCTCACGGGTTCCGCGACGGTCCTGCTGATGGGCGGCAACCTGCCGTACGAAGCGAAGCGTGACCTCGCAGTCATCCTCGGACTCTCCGCACTGGCTGCGTTCATCCTCTATATGTCAGAGCTGGTCTTCGGCCCGATCAAAGCAGAGGAAGTGGCGGCAACACTCGAAGCGGTCAAAGGCCACGGCGAGTACACGACGATGTTCTGGGTCGGACAGGTCCTGGCGTTTATCGCGCCGTTCGTCCTGGTCATCCTGAGCGTGACAAACCGCTCTGCCGGCCTGCTGAAGGTCGCGGCCCTCTCCGCGATCGTCGGACTCTGGATCGTCAAGCACGTCTGGCTTGTCATTCCACAACTCTTGCCAATGAGCTAA
- a CDS encoding molybdopterin-dependent oxidoreductase, with product MYKESRRTFLKGAAFTVAGAAVAKGVFTTDAIADSVEESKFTNTPDSLSFYPPLEQWDDFKELDGDDWKRGGIDRKGVQSAENPEGIYVNDFAIVPTACSNCEASCGLTAWIDKKSFTVKKYMGNPLHPGSRGRNCAKGYATQSQMYDPDRLAFPIKRAPGSKRGEGKWVRTTWDEAMSTIGKKMNDTLKTGDELSRKSLMFHVGRPNENGFTGQVWTTFKQDAFNSHTNICSSGGRTPTIQWANDDRTSPDWANAKLVFLNSSHAADAGHYFQQSAGFIADARKKGARLVVMDPRLSNSAGMADLWIAAWPGTEPVIYLYLANRILQEGQVDKRFVKKWFNWEVMMKNRNYLQFMVDKGYISKMPADKSFDSFIEMLKELYAPYTLEYAVKETRVPAYKLEKLYEMFIWAGDAIASYFWRATAAGNRGGWMSGRTGYLAIALRGAIGTVGGTFFHHWHVISVAGKGGSATVGQGRSGSNVPKVDVWNELTWPPEWPLSTYEMSYLLPHLLTDVEWQEKWKKRGLNVPQKLAVWIPRMYNPVWINPDGFRWLEVLKDESKMELTFNLSPTWSETNWHVDYVLPVGLAGERHDQHSEATMPARWTSFRQPVMRVALEKAGWKPKNPNRATLEAHIKAGLGEVWEENEFWFEMGFKHVDPDGSLGIKKMWESKRNPGQAVTISEWYDAAFGDNLPNLYSTATSDPRYKNSEFPVYEFMRDHGAWLEESNIYSAQEREIKEDGDDLIAHGHRYNKHHVEKDEETGVLYAEAHGDAWKYKDGKKPIGIEIDGKRMDGFETLDKKLDFFSEWMADEWKWPEYAIPFYPRNDEEKKAMPHIVSHVNHMYMNADNEFALNTVFRLPYNIHTRSANSKHLMEISQNHDPIWISTEDAKRLGFKRGDAIRVRITDTVSNLESGYFVAMAIPTEGQRPGTLSCSHHGGRWKLKNAITIPNGVSDGKVEDMPAGTGDLNDPAFLQSSPDAAGTAAGAIKIADYDGTTGMNSFGVPTAEMQMDGKTGKLKYVEGIHPFHAKRFAAYNKDSDNIWWDGLSGSWQNAVAPTHPDPISGMHCWHQKVILEAAQPGDKIGDIVVNYENNFKTYQAWRDELTRGLDADSTFRRPPQIKRPWVPLTEKAYRVDIKDV from the coding sequence ATGTATAAAGAAAGCAGAAGAACATTTCTTAAAGGCGCGGCATTTACGGTTGCCGGCGCCGCCGTCGCGAAGGGCGTCTTTACGACAGACGCCATCGCCGACTCGGTAGAAGAAAGCAAATTTACCAACACACCGGACTCCCTCTCCTTCTACCCACCGCTCGAGCAGTGGGACGATTTCAAAGAACTCGACGGGGACGACTGGAAACGCGGCGGTATCGACCGCAAAGGCGTCCAGAGCGCCGAGAACCCGGAGGGTATCTACGTCAATGATTTCGCCATCGTCCCGACGGCGTGTTCCAACTGTGAGGCCTCCTGCGGTCTGACGGCATGGATCGACAAAAAAAGCTTCACGGTCAAGAAATACATGGGTAACCCGCTGCACCCGGGTTCCCGCGGCCGTAACTGTGCGAAAGGTTACGCGACACAGTCACAGATGTACGATCCGGACCGTCTGGCATTCCCGATCAAACGTGCACCGGGCTCCAAGCGCGGTGAAGGTAAATGGGTCCGTACGACCTGGGACGAAGCGATGAGCACCATCGGTAAGAAGATGAACGATACGCTCAAAACAGGCGACGAGCTCTCCCGCAAATCCCTGATGTTCCACGTCGGCCGTCCGAACGAAAACGGCTTCACGGGCCAGGTCTGGACGACGTTCAAGCAAGACGCGTTCAACTCCCACACCAACATCTGTTCTTCCGGCGGGCGTACACCGACGATCCAGTGGGCAAACGACGACCGTACAAGTCCGGACTGGGCGAACGCGAAGCTCGTCTTCTTGAACTCTTCGCATGCAGCGGACGCCGGTCACTACTTCCAGCAGTCTGCGGGCTTTATCGCCGATGCGCGTAAAAAAGGCGCACGCCTGGTCGTTATGGACCCGCGTCTCTCCAACTCCGCCGGTATGGCGGACCTCTGGATCGCGGCATGGCCTGGTACAGAGCCGGTCATCTACCTCTACCTCGCCAACCGTATCCTCCAGGAGGGTCAGGTTGACAAGCGCTTCGTGAAGAAGTGGTTCAACTGGGAAGTCATGATGAAGAACCGCAACTACCTGCAGTTCATGGTCGACAAGGGCTACATCTCCAAGATGCCGGCGGACAAAAGCTTCGACAGCTTTATCGAGATGCTCAAAGAGCTCTACGCGCCGTATACACTTGAATACGCCGTCAAAGAGACCCGTGTTCCGGCATACAAGCTCGAGAAACTCTACGAGATGTTCATCTGGGCCGGCGACGCGATCGCCTCTTACTTCTGGCGTGCGACGGCTGCGGGTAACCGCGGCGGCTGGATGTCCGGCCGTACGGGTTACCTCGCCATCGCGCTGCGCGGTGCAATCGGTACCGTCGGCGGTACGTTCTTCCACCATTGGCACGTTATCTCCGTCGCCGGCAAGGGCGGTTCCGCAACCGTCGGCCAGGGCCGCAGCGGTTCAAACGTCCCGAAAGTCGATGTCTGGAACGAACTGACGTGGCCGCCGGAGTGGCCGCTCTCTACCTATGAGATGTCCTACCTCCTGCCGCACCTCCTCACCGACGTCGAGTGGCAGGAAAAATGGAAGAAACGCGGCCTGAACGTCCCGCAGAAACTTGCTGTCTGGATCCCGCGTATGTACAACCCGGTCTGGATCAACCCGGACGGTTTCCGCTGGCTGGAAGTCCTGAAGGACGAAAGCAAGATGGAACTGACGTTCAACCTGTCACCGACATGGTCCGAGACGAACTGGCATGTCGACTACGTCCTGCCGGTCGGTCTAGCGGGTGAACGCCACGACCAGCACTCCGAAGCGACGATGCCGGCGCGCTGGACGTCGTTCCGCCAGCCGGTCATGCGCGTTGCGCTTGAAAAAGCGGGCTGGAAACCGAAGAACCCGAACCGTGCGACGCTTGAAGCGCACATCAAAGCGGGCCTCGGCGAGGTCTGGGAAGAGAACGAATTCTGGTTCGAGATGGGCTTCAAGCACGTCGACCCGGACGGCAGCCTCGGCATCAAGAAGATGTGGGAATCCAAGCGCAACCCGGGCCAGGCGGTTACGATCTCCGAGTGGTACGATGCCGCCTTCGGTGACAACCTGCCGAACCTCTACAGCACGGCGACTTCCGACCCGCGCTACAAGAACAGCGAGTTCCCGGTCTACGAATTCATGCGTGACCACGGTGCTTGGCTCGAAGAGAGCAACATCTACAGCGCGCAAGAGCGTGAGATCAAAGAGGACGGCGACGATCTGATCGCGCACGGCCACCGTTACAACAAGCACCACGTCGAGAAAGACGAAGAGACGGGTGTCCTGTACGCAGAAGCTCACGGCGACGCGTGGAAGTACAAAGACGGCAAAAAGCCGATCGGTATCGAGATCGACGGCAAGCGCATGGACGGTTTCGAAACCCTGGACAAAAAGCTCGACTTCTTCTCAGAGTGGATGGCGGACGAGTGGAAATGGCCGGAGTACGCGATTCCGTTCTATCCGCGTAACGACGAAGAGAAGAAGGCAATGCCGCATATCGTGTCCCATGTCAACCACATGTACATGAATGCGGACAACGAGTTTGCGCTCAACACCGTCTTCCGTCTGCCGTACAACATCCATACGCGTTCTGCGAACTCCAAACACCTGATGGAGATCTCCCAGAACCACGACCCGATCTGGATCAGTACCGAAGATGCGAAACGCCTCGGCTTCAAACGCGGCGACGCGATCCGCGTCCGCATCACCGACACCGTTTCCAACCTGGAAAGCGGTTACTTCGTCGCGATGGCGATCCCGACCGAGGGTCAGCGCCCCGGTACACTGTCGTGTTCACACCACGGCGGCCGCTGGAAACTGAAAAACGCCATTACGATCCCGAACGGTGTCAGCGACGGTAAAGTCGAGGACATGCCTGCGGGTACAGGCGACCTGAACGATCCGGCATTCCTGCAGTCCTCTCCGGACGCTGCGGGTACCGCAGCCGGCGCGATCAAGATCGCCGATTACGACGGTACGACCGGCATGAACAGCTTCGGTGTTCCGACGGCAGAGATGCAGATGGACGGTAAAACGGGTAAACTCAAGTATGTCGAGGGGATCCATCCGTTCCACGCCAAGCGTTTCGCGGCATACAACAAAGACAGCGACAACATCTGGTGGGACGGTCTTTCCGGCTCCTGGCAGAATGCCGTCGCTCCGACACACCCGGACCCGATTTCCGGTATGCACTGCTGGCACCAGAAAGTTATCCTGGAAGCTGCGCAGCCGGGTGATAAGATCGGTGATATCGTTGTCAACTACGAGAACAACTTTAAAACCTATCAGGCATGGCGTGACGAGCTCACGCGCGGTCTGGACGCCGACTCGACGTTCCGCCGCCCGCCGCAGATCAAGCGTCCGTGGGTACCGCTTACCGAAAAAGCGTACCGCGTCGATATCAAAGACGTTTGA
- a CDS encoding TorD/DmsD family molecular chaperone, whose protein sequence is MEQTQARSNIYALLSRVLMQEADTELIDIINNDDAILEMMPNYKVWDARTTLQSSELIEKHLSPDFTNISLLHLIPYETFYTREDQMIETGGANPVTDMYSAYDFMVDFAEARVVSADHIGVEMEFMHHLCEAQIKAMNDNDSEAVEELMNVEREFLDKHLVRWAPLYLLNMKHESRSPLYYDAADMALEFILSDYQYLSETAGA, encoded by the coding sequence ATGGAACAGACACAAGCACGCAGCAATATCTATGCACTTCTTTCAAGAGTGTTGATGCAGGAAGCCGACACGGAACTTATCGACATTATCAACAACGATGACGCCATCTTGGAGATGATGCCGAACTACAAGGTCTGGGACGCGCGCACGACTCTTCAAAGCAGTGAACTGATCGAGAAGCACCTCAGTCCGGACTTTACGAATATCTCTTTGCTGCACCTGATCCCCTACGAGACCTTCTACACCCGCGAGGACCAGATGATCGAGACCGGCGGTGCCAACCCGGTGACCGATATGTATTCCGCTTACGACTTTATGGTCGACTTCGCCGAAGCGCGTGTCGTCTCCGCCGATCATATCGGGGTCGAGATGGAGTTCATGCACCACCTTTGCGAAGCGCAGATCAAGGCGATGAACGACAATGACAGCGAAGCGGTCGAGGAACTGATGAACGTCGAGCGGGAGTTCCTGGACAAACACCTTGTCCGTTGGGCGCCGCTCTACCTGCTCAATATGAAGCACGAGTCCCGCTCGCCGCTCTATTATGATGCGGCGGACATGGCGCTGGAGTTCATTCTCAGCGACTACCAGTATCTCAGTGAGACAGCGGGAGCCTGA
- a CDS encoding 4Fe-4S binding protein, with product MAGITLNPGRCVRQLSTLSTCDSCITACPTAALVATENVPAVNQAACVGCGGCAGACPTEAISVDDFSATEFFFAFAGDADNLVSCRKNVPCIAALSVDHLFSLASLKGEIRLDTGHCEGCEIASTCRPQFEARAEEASYLLDAMMSSSGIVFEDVAYEEEADAEESDRRGFLRAFNLKTLAEGKAKFEREVETATDELIRHQLDSTAIAQLRAKSLPDKRKLLFTALKRADRPSEYHVVDASELTLASQKLMDGDKCTACQMCYRVCPTGALTSDIKGAKIDFDAMMCVRCHLCHDVCEPDALTLSTSFNMKELFEPTQQRLVTFTVRNCDECGNPFTSLAGERVCHRCRIEEEEARTLWGIGEDQ from the coding sequence ATGGCCGGTATTACGTTAAATCCGGGGCGCTGCGTACGGCAGCTCAGCACGCTGAGCACCTGCGACAGCTGTATTACGGCATGCCCGACCGCGGCGCTCGTTGCGACGGAGAACGTTCCCGCCGTCAACCAGGCGGCCTGTGTGGGCTGCGGCGGCTGTGCCGGGGCGTGCCCGACAGAGGCGATCAGTGTCGACGATTTCAGCGCTACGGAGTTTTTCTTTGCCTTTGCCGGGGATGCGGATAACCTCGTCTCCTGCCGGAAAAACGTCCCCTGCATCGCGGCGCTCAGCGTCGACCATCTCTTTTCGCTTGCCTCCTTGAAAGGGGAGATCCGTCTCGATACGGGCCACTGCGAAGGGTGCGAGATCGCCTCAACCTGCCGCCCGCAGTTCGAGGCGCGTGCCGAAGAGGCCTCCTACCTGCTCGATGCAATGATGAGCAGTTCCGGGATCGTTTTCGAGGATGTCGCTTATGAAGAGGAAGCGGATGCGGAAGAGAGCGACCGCCGCGGCTTTCTGCGTGCGTTCAACCTCAAAACGCTGGCGGAGGGGAAGGCAAAGTTCGAACGCGAGGTGGAGACGGCGACGGATGAACTGATCCGCCACCAGCTCGATTCGACGGCGATCGCCCAGCTGCGAGCGAAGAGCCTGCCGGATAAGCGCAAACTGCTCTTTACCGCGCTCAAACGGGCCGACCGTCCGTCGGAATACCACGTTGTCGATGCCTCGGAGTTGACGCTGGCGTCCCAGAAACTGATGGACGGTGACAAATGTACGGCGTGTCAGATGTGCTACCGCGTCTGCCCGACGGGGGCGCTCACAAGCGATATCAAGGGTGCGAAGATCGACTTTGACGCCATGATGTGCGTGCGCTGCCATCTCTGCCATGATGTCTGCGAACCGGATGCGCTGACGCTGTCAACGTCGTTCAATATGAAAGAGCTCTTCGAGCCGACGCAGCAGCGCCTCGTGACCTTCACGGTCCGCAACTGCGATGAGTGCGGAAACCCCTTCACCTCCCTCGCAGGGGAGCGGGTCTGCCACCGCTGCCGGATAGAGGAAGAGGAAGCGCGCACCCTCTGGGGCATAGGAGAGGATCAGTGA
- a CDS encoding VWA domain-containing protein: MSFEFPWLFLLLPPLWYCLYRCRERLSPRYFVHLELFAVRRGWFKWLWLLRYLVVLLVVTAIASPVTIDKDDPLNRQGVDVVLALDASGSMGASGFDPQSRESRFDIARKIAKHFIVDRIGDNAGVVIFGDFAFIASPVTYEKTVVAEMMDYLVYGMAGQNTAIGEGIAMGVRAFVDSQATSKVLILLTDGEHNSGRVSPKEATALAVKHGIRIYTVGMGRDGEFDEAMLRRIADESGGAFFAAYDPEALAAVYDAIDGLERSRIKSERFLRKEYYYAWPLGAGIFLLFYLWRREALL, encoded by the coding sequence ATGAGTTTTGAATTCCCCTGGCTGTTTTTACTGTTGCCTCCGCTGTGGTACTGCCTCTACCGCTGCCGCGAACGTCTGAGCCCGCGCTATTTCGTCCATCTTGAACTTTTTGCCGTACGGCGGGGATGGTTCAAATGGCTCTGGCTGCTGCGTTACCTTGTGGTCTTGCTGGTGGTTACCGCCATCGCCTCTCCCGTGACCATCGACAAAGACGATCCACTTAACCGCCAGGGGGTCGATGTCGTCCTGGCGCTTGATGCCAGCGGCTCGATGGGCGCCTCTGGGTTCGACCCGCAGAGCCGAGAGAGCCGCTTCGATATCGCCAGAAAGATCGCGAAGCATTTTATCGTTGACCGGATCGGCGATAACGCGGGGGTCGTCATCTTCGGCGATTTTGCTTTTATCGCCTCGCCGGTGACGTACGAAAAAACCGTGGTCGCGGAGATGATGGATTACCTCGTCTACGGCATGGCGGGGCAGAACACGGCCATCGGGGAGGGGATCGCCATGGGCGTCAGGGCTTTTGTGGATTCACAGGCGACCTCCAAGGTACTTATCCTTCTGACCGACGGCGAGCACAACAGCGGGCGGGTATCGCCCAAGGAGGCGACAGCCCTGGCCGTCAAACACGGCATCCGCATCTATACCGTCGGGATGGGCCGGGATGGGGAGTTCGACGAAGCGATGCTCCGCCGCATCGCCGATGAGAGCGGCGGTGCTTTCTTCGCCGCCTATGATCCGGAGGCCCTGGCGGCGGTCTATGACGCGATTGACGGCCTGGAACGCTCCCGGATAAAATCGGAACGGTTCCTGCGCAAGGAGTACTACTACGCATGGCCATTGGGAGCGGGGATATTTTTACTCTTCTATCTCTGGCGAAGGGAGGCATTGCTATGA
- a CDS encoding vWA domain-containing protein encodes MTFLTPLWLWTLLFLALYFVSLRQRGRGVVWNLRSVMLMTAIGLGIVALACPVSLQEPVSIEQRGSDVIFAVDISRSMQAGDIAPSRLAAAKSVLASVVESDDTNRFGVLAFTTNPVILSPLTRDDELLLHLFAGLDTSMVMTRGTEIGGALKLARKLSRSEHPIVVLLTDGGDSLGYSQEAAQARAAGLIVNVVMLATPSGGTLKAEDGKLLRDEEGGIVVTARNSAIGAIADATGGVAIDGADAGALASAIRAQGMQDVREKRKIILYREYFYYPLALALLLAMLGMTDLLSRLGGRRA; translated from the coding sequence ATGACGTTTCTGACCCCGCTGTGGCTCTGGACACTGCTCTTCTTGGCCCTCTATTTTGTCTCCCTCCGTCAAAGGGGACGCGGTGTCGTCTGGAACCTGCGGAGCGTTATGCTGATGACGGCGATCGGGCTTGGTATTGTGGCGCTGGCCTGTCCGGTGTCGCTGCAGGAGCCGGTCTCGATCGAGCAGCGCGGCAGCGACGTTATCTTTGCCGTCGACATCTCCCGCTCCATGCAGGCAGGAGACATCGCCCCGAGCCGGCTGGCGGCGGCGAAAAGCGTGCTCGCTTCGGTGGTGGAATCCGATGACACGAACCGTTTCGGCGTGCTGGCCTTTACGACGAACCCGGTGATCCTGTCGCCGCTGACGCGCGACGACGAACTGCTGCTGCACCTTTTTGCGGGGCTGGATACCTCGATGGTGATGACACGCGGGACGGAGATCGGCGGAGCGTTGAAACTGGCGCGGAAGCTTTCGCGCTCCGAGCATCCCATTGTCGTCCTTCTGACGGACGGAGGCGATAGTCTGGGCTACTCCCAGGAAGCGGCGCAGGCCCGTGCAGCGGGACTTATTGTCAATGTCGTGATGCTGGCGACGCCGTCGGGGGGAACGCTGAAGGCCGAAGACGGCAAACTGCTGCGCGACGAAGAGGGCGGTATTGTTGTGACGGCGCGCAACAGCGCGATCGGCGCCATCGCCGATGCGACCGGTGGTGTCGCGATCGACGGGGCCGACGCCGGGGCGTTGGCGTCGGCCATCAGAGCCCAGGGGATGCAGGATGTCCGGGAGAAACGGAAGATCATCCTCTACCGGGAGTACTTCTACTATCCGCTTGCCCTGGCACTGCTGCTGGCCATGCTGGGAATGACGGATCTCCTTTCACGGTTAGGAGGGCGTCGTGCGTAG
- a CDS encoding tetratricopeptide repeat protein, with amino-acid sequence MRSRFSHIVSTPAVMASLLVQGWRGMSRYRGHPALLPVLLGFFAAVLLLLLLLLWNATLPYRAEQAYRVADYNRSAALFVRMEGAAAQYDAGNAWYRSGEYERALQYYSALEKLEGAFGASVWFNRGNTLVRLKEFAKAREAFARSLALRYDEEALANMMHILAAEEQDHMLTGRQEGKKRAQDQAAERSEGGPKKEGGGSNQQSSAERRSGAGSQGKKVEREEQLEFSNKGNSRLSSKQYELINQRNVHETKPW; translated from the coding sequence GTGCGTAGCCGGTTCAGCCATATCGTCTCCACACCCGCCGTCATGGCATCGCTCCTGGTGCAGGGATGGCGCGGCATGTCGCGATACAGAGGGCACCCGGCGCTTCTTCCGGTGCTGCTCGGATTCTTCGCGGCCGTGCTGTTGCTGCTTCTGCTGCTGCTGTGGAATGCGACACTGCCGTACCGGGCAGAGCAGGCATACCGTGTGGCCGACTACAACCGCAGTGCCGCGCTTTTTGTGCGTATGGAGGGGGCGGCGGCACAGTATGATGCGGGCAACGCCTGGTACCGTTCGGGTGAGTACGAACGGGCATTGCAGTATTACAGTGCGCTGGAGAAGCTTGAAGGCGCCTTCGGCGCGTCGGTCTGGTTCAACCGTGGCAATACCCTTGTCCGTCTCAAGGAGTTCGCGAAAGCCCGGGAGGCCTTTGCCCGCTCCCTGGCGCTGCGGTATGACGAGGAGGCCCTTGCGAATATGATGCACATTCTGGCGGCGGAGGAGCAGGACCATATGCTTACCGGGCGGCAGGAAGGCAAGAAGCGCGCCCAGGACCAGGCGGCCGAACGCAGCGAAGGCGGTCCCAAGAAAGAGGGCGGGGGGAGCAACCAGCAAAGCAGTGCCGAACGACGCTCCGGGGCCGGCAGCCAGGGCAAAAAAGTGGAGCGTGAGGAGCAGCTTGAGTTCTCGAACAAAGGCAACAGCCGTCTGAGCTCGAAACAGTATGAACTGATCAATCAAAGGAATGTACATGAAACGAAGCCCTGGTAG